A section of the Bacillus pumilus genome encodes:
- a CDS encoding tetratricopeptide repeat protein: MEKVLSSHVGVKINEWYKMIRQFSVPDAEILKAEVEQEIERMEEDQDLLIYYQLMCFRHQLMLDYIKPSEKRSPSVSDLVDKIENSNHQLSGMLQYYNAFFKGMHEFSKKEYVQAIQYYKIAERQLALVVDDIEQAEFHFKVAEAYYIMKQTHVSMHHIIKALEIYDQYELYKIRKVQCLFVIAGNYDDFKQYEKSLIHLNKAYSIAEEIADNRLISKVLLNIGNNYEKKQDYAKAIQYYQESLEISEDGMDDVKSVIYVNLCWALYKTGEYDEASKLVDKALKLVSHNENPHEILLIRSIRTTYESNDEEEIQAMLQTFEKKQLFVFVEEFTKNLAVIHEKRGKFEKATEYYRKAFQAQHNIQKGECLYEC; this comes from the coding sequence ATGGAGAAAGTTCTTTCTTCACATGTAGGTGTGAAAATCAATGAATGGTATAAAATGATTCGACAATTCAGTGTACCTGATGCAGAGATTTTGAAAGCTGAGGTAGAACAAGAAATTGAACGGATGGAAGAAGATCAGGATTTACTCATTTATTATCAATTGATGTGTTTTCGTCACCAGCTTATGCTTGATTATATCAAACCATCAGAAAAACGATCGCCTTCTGTTTCTGATTTGGTTGATAAAATTGAGAATTCTAATCATCAACTTTCCGGTATGTTGCAATATTACAATGCTTTTTTTAAGGGAATGCATGAATTTAGTAAGAAAGAATATGTACAGGCTATTCAATATTACAAGATCGCTGAAAGGCAGCTTGCACTGGTTGTCGATGATATTGAGCAAGCGGAGTTCCACTTCAAGGTGGCTGAAGCCTACTATATTATGAAACAAACGCATGTTTCTATGCATCACATCATAAAGGCGCTTGAAATTTACGATCAGTACGAGTTATACAAGATCAGAAAAGTTCAATGCCTATTTGTAATAGCAGGAAATTATGATGATTTTAAGCAGTATGAAAAATCATTAATACATCTGAATAAAGCCTATTCCATCGCTGAAGAAATAGCGGATAATAGGTTGATTTCCAAGGTACTTTTAAATATAGGAAACAATTATGAAAAAAAACAAGATTATGCAAAGGCTATCCAATACTATCAAGAGTCCCTTGAAATATCAGAAGATGGTATGGACGATGTAAAATCGGTCATATATGTTAATCTTTGTTGGGCTCTATATAAGACAGGAGAATATGATGAAGCATCCAAATTAGTGGATAAAGCTTTGAAACTCGTCTCTCATAATGAGAACCCACACGAGATTTTATTAATACGATCTATAAGAACAACATATGAAAGTAATGATGAGGAAGAGATTCAAGCTATGCTTCAGACATTTGAAAAAAAGCAGTTGTTTGTTTTCGTAGAAGAATTCACTAAAAACCTTGCAGTTATTCATGAAAAAAGAGGAAAGTTTGAGAAAGCAACAGAATATTACAGGAAGGCATTTCAAGCCCAACATAATATTCAAAAAGGAGAGTGTCTTTATGAGTGTTAA
- the catA gene encoding type A chloramphenicol O-acetyltransferase — protein MFKQIDENYPRKEHFHHYMTLTRCSYSLVINLDITKLHARLKEKKLKVYPVQIYLLARAVQQIPEFRMDQVNDELGYWEILHPSYTILNKETKTFSSIWTPYDENFAQFYKSCVADIETFSKSSKLFPKSHMPENMFNISSLPWIDFTSFNLNVSTDEAYLLPIFTIGKFKVEEGKIILPVAIQVHHAVCDGYHVGQYVEYLRWLIEHCDEWLNDSMPIT, from the coding sequence ATGTTTAAACAAATAGACGAAAATTACCCGCGAAAAGAGCACTTTCATCATTATATGACGTTAACCCGATGCTCATATAGCCTGGTGATCAATCTCGACATCACGAAATTGCATGCAAGATTAAAAGAAAAAAAGCTAAAAGTATATCCTGTGCAAATTTATTTGTTAGCAAGAGCTGTGCAGCAAATTCCTGAATTTCGGATGGATCAAGTGAACGATGAACTGGGTTACTGGGAAATTCTCCATCCTAGTTATACGATTCTAAATAAAGAAACAAAGACGTTTTCAAGTATTTGGACGCCTTATGATGAAAACTTTGCTCAGTTTTATAAAAGCTGTGTAGCCGACATTGAAACATTTAGCAAAAGCAGCAAGCTGTTTCCGAAATCTCATATGCCAGAAAACATGTTCAATATTTCAAGTCTACCGTGGATAGATTTTACTTCTTTTAACCTTAATGTATCTACAGATGAAGCTTATTTACTGCCAATATTTACGATAGGTAAATTTAAAGTGGAAGAAGGGAAAATCATTTTGCCCGTTGCGATTCAAGTACACCATGCTGTTTGTGATGGCTATCACGTTGGTCAATATGTGGAATATTTGAGGTGGCTTATTGAACATTGTGACGAGTGGTTAAATGATTCAATGCCAATTACCTGA
- a CDS encoding stress protein, translating into MLTACSSAASTKKQLNTDNVIEAFKSAGLEAEKPTDLEQKEFGNIREEGKRILIPSLGENAGGRIFKFGNETDLKQAKSYYDELGNAGSMFFSHTYSKGNFLLQMNGEMKDSEFEKYKKVMDKEID; encoded by the coding sequence TTGTTAACGGCTTGTAGCAGTGCAGCATCTACTAAAAAACAGCTTAACACAGACAATGTGATTGAAGCTTTCAAAAGTGCTGGGCTTGAAGCAGAAAAACCAACTGATCTTGAACAAAAAGAGTTTGGAAATATAAGAGAAGAAGGAAAAAGGATTCTCATTCCTTCTTTAGGTGAAAATGCTGGTGGAAGGATTTTTAAATTTGGAAATGAAACTGATCTTAAGCAAGCAAAATCTTATTATGATGAGTTGGGCAATGCTGGATCTATGTTTTTCTCTCACACATATTCAAAAGGGAACTTCTTATTACAAATGAATGGGGAAATGAAAGATTCTGAATTTGAAAAATATAAGAAAGTGATGGATAAGGAAATAGATTAG
- a CDS encoding MarR family winged helix-turn-helix transcriptional regulator: protein MKREDALKLRSDIKKMIITTGVFESQNLPNGPFEKPLPTSQMMALEELEVEKLTVWQLSNKLRLETSTVSRLVDKLVKKGLVYREVNEKNRRELFLHLTEKGHTTVHSLREQSITFYQNLLNNLSESEQKIVVAGFKLFIDSISKPFD, encoded by the coding sequence TTGAAAAGAGAAGATGCCTTAAAACTAAGATCAGATATTAAGAAAATGATTATAACAACTGGAGTTTTTGAATCTCAAAATTTGCCCAATGGACCATTTGAAAAACCTCTACCAACTTCTCAAATGATGGCGTTAGAGGAACTAGAGGTGGAAAAATTAACTGTTTGGCAACTTTCCAATAAACTTAGATTAGAGACTTCAACTGTGAGTAGATTGGTAGATAAGTTAGTAAAAAAGGGGCTTGTTTATCGTGAAGTAAATGAAAAAAATAGAAGAGAACTTTTTCTGCACCTCACAGAAAAAGGTCACACAACTGTTCATAGCTTAAGAGAGCAATCCATTACATTTTATCAAAATCTTCTCAATAACTTATCAGAATCAGAACAAAAAATAGTTGTGGCTGGTTTTAAATTATTTATTGATTCTATTTCTAAGCCTTTTGATTAG
- a CDS encoding acetyl-CoA carboxylase carboxyltransferase subunit alpha, with translation MSLDFERPIIELKEKFDELKKIMKEHDVDLSSEIHVLEKRLNKMQDEIYSNITPFQRVQIARLRNRPTTLDYIPLLFTNFLELHGDRLYGDDQAMIGGIAKFKGMPVTIIGHQRGRNTKENIERNFGMAHPEGYRKALRLMKQADKFNRPIITFIDTIGAYPGKGSEERGISEAIARNLFEMTTLKVPIVCIVIGEASSGGALGISVGNHIHMLDYSWYSVISPEGAASILWKDAKYAPEAAEHMKISAIDLKHLGVIDEIIPEIRGGAQNDIKSQAKLIESTIESSLKKLIPLSSEELIQQRNEKYRQIENYK, from the coding sequence ATGAGTTTGGATTTTGAACGTCCTATTATTGAATTAAAAGAGAAGTTTGATGAATTAAAGAAAATAATGAAAGAACATGATGTAGATTTATCGTCAGAAATTCATGTATTAGAAAAACGTTTAAATAAAATGCAAGATGAAATTTATTCTAATATTACACCTTTTCAACGAGTTCAAATTGCAAGGCTACGTAACCGGCCTACGACATTGGACTATATACCTTTATTGTTTACAAACTTTCTAGAACTTCATGGTGACCGATTATATGGTGATGATCAAGCAATGATAGGTGGTATTGCAAAATTTAAAGGGATGCCCGTTACGATTATTGGTCATCAAAGAGGTAGAAATACAAAGGAAAATATAGAAAGAAATTTTGGAATGGCACATCCAGAAGGTTATAGAAAAGCGCTAAGACTTATGAAACAAGCTGATAAATTTAATCGCCCTATTATTACATTTATTGATACAATAGGCGCCTATCCAGGGAAAGGGTCTGAAGAACGTGGAATTTCTGAAGCGATAGCTCGGAATCTGTTTGAAATGACTACACTTAAAGTGCCAATTGTTTGTATTGTAATTGGAGAGGCATCAAGTGGTGGAGCTCTTGGCATTAGTGTCGGTAACCATATCCATATGTTAGATTATTCATGGTACTCGGTCATTTCGCCAGAAGGAGCAGCATCTATCCTATGGAAGGACGCTAAGTATGCTCCAGAAGCTGCTGAACATATGAAAATTTCAGCAATAGATTTAAAACATTTAGGAGTTATTGATGAAATCATTCCTGAAATTAGAGGTGGAGCACAAAATGATATAAAATCACAGGCAAAATTGATTGAATCTACAATCGAATCATCTCTAAAAAAATTGATACCATTATCCTCGGAAGAGCTTATACAACAGAGAAATGAAAAGTATAGACAAATAGAGAATTATAAATGA
- a CDS encoding collagen-like triple helix repeat-containing protein → MIQGRPGRRGPAGPAGPAGSTGPAGPAGSAGPAGPAGPTGLAGPAGSAGATGVTGGTGATGVTGGTGATGATGGTGATGITGGTGVTGVTGATGATGATGETGVTGVTGGTGATGATGGTGVTGITGGTGTTGATGGTGATGVTGGTGATGATGETGVTGVTGGTGVTGATGETGVTGVTGGTGATGVTGGTGATGGTGVTGVTGGTGATGATGTGATGPFLSSYYEARKNENQTVANEALVTFTAVSSDVVGTAITFNGTDTFTLNEPGLYLVNFNVNTAENSGTSVFHLVQNGRTVSSIGNSATSGGNMGGGALIQVVQGTPVTVSLRNSSGGPRDVITVFGTTSGSAADFLIARFADGPSV, encoded by the coding sequence GTGATTCAAGGACGACCAGGAAGGAGAGGTCCAGCAGGTCCAGCAGGTCCGGCAGGTTCAACAGGTCCAGCAGGTCCGGCGGGTTCGGCAGGTCCAGCAGGTCCAGCAGGTCCGACGGGTTTAGCAGGTCCAGCGGGTTCAGCAGGAGCCACGGGAGTCACAGGTGGGACAGGAGCCACGGGAGTGACAGGTGGAACAGGAGCTACGGGAGCCACAGGTGGGACAGGAGCCACGGGAATCACAGGTGGAACGGGAGTAACCGGAGTCACAGGCGCAACAGGAGCCACGGGTGCAACCGGAGAAACGGGAGTAACCGGAGTCACAGGTGGGACAGGAGCTACGGGAGCCACAGGTGGAACTGGAGTTACCGGAATCACAGGCGGAACAGGAACCACGGGAGCCACAGGTGGAACTGGAGCTACGGGAGTCACAGGCGGAACAGGAGCCACGGGTGCAACCGGAGAAACGGGAGTAACCGGAGTCACAGGTGGGACAGGAGTCACGGGAGCAACCGGAGAAACGGGAGTAACCGGAGTCACAGGTGGGACAGGAGCTACGGGAGTCACAGGCGGAACAGGAGCCACAGGTGGAACGGGAGTAACCGGAGTCACAGGCGGAACAGGTGCCACGGGAGCAACTGGGACAGGAGCAACAGGCCCTTTTTTATCTAGTTATTATGAAGCAAGAAAGAATGAAAATCAAACTGTTGCAAACGAAGCTTTAGTTACTTTTACCGCAGTTTCATCTGATGTAGTAGGAACTGCAATTACGTTTAATGGAACAGATACATTTACTCTCAATGAACCTGGTCTTTATCTTGTAAATTTTAACGTGAATACAGCTGAAAATAGTGGTACCAGTGTTTTTCATCTGGTTCAGAATGGTAGAACAGTTTCTTCTATAGGGAATTCAGCAACTAGTGGAGGGAACATGGGAGGTGGGGCACTTATTCAAGTAGTGCAAGGAACACCAGTTACTGTCTCATTACGAAATAGCTCAGGTGGCCCTAGGGATGTAATAACAGTCTTTGGTACTACATCAGGTTCTGCTGCTGATTTTCTAATAGCTAGATTTGCAGATGGTCCATCAGTTTAA
- the metC gene encoding cystathionine beta-lyase has protein sequence MTTHDWTFETQLVHNAFKTDRSTGAVSVPIQHASTFHQSSFDDFGQYDYSRSGTPTRQALEDTIAALEGGTRGLAFASGMAAISTAFLLLSKGDHVLVTRDVYGGTFRMITQVLSRFGIEHTFVDMTDLNEVKKGIQSNTKVIYMETPSNPTLGITDIEGVVQLAKEHDCLTFLDNTFLTPALQRPLDLGVDVVLHSATKFLSGHSDVLSGLAVVKDEKLGEELYSLQNSFGAVLGVQDCWLVLRGLKTLQVRLEKASQTAFELASFLKEHPAVKKVYYPGLDNHPGADIQRKQASGAGAVLSFELENEAAVKELVDAVTLPVFAVSLGAVESILSYPAKMSHAAMPKEEREKRGITDGLLRLSVGVENGEDLKRDFKQALDQLKPVLVNQS, from the coding sequence ATGACCACACATGATTGGACATTCGAAACCCAACTCGTTCATAACGCATTCAAAACAGACCGTTCAACAGGTGCAGTCAGTGTGCCGATTCAGCATGCGTCCACCTTTCATCAAAGCAGCTTTGATGATTTTGGTCAATATGACTACTCAAGATCGGGGACTCCTACACGTCAAGCGTTAGAGGATACGATTGCGGCGCTAGAAGGAGGAACAAGAGGGCTTGCTTTTGCATCTGGCATGGCAGCCATTTCCACTGCTTTTCTTCTATTATCAAAAGGAGATCACGTCCTTGTCACAAGAGATGTGTATGGTGGTACATTTCGTATGATCACCCAAGTCCTTTCGAGATTCGGCATTGAGCATACCTTTGTGGACATGACGGATTTGAATGAAGTCAAAAAAGGCATTCAATCGAATACGAAGGTCATTTACATGGAAACACCGTCAAACCCGACGCTAGGAATTACGGATATAGAGGGCGTCGTCCAGCTTGCGAAAGAACATGACTGTCTGACATTTTTAGATAATACATTTTTAACACCTGCTCTTCAGCGTCCGCTCGACCTTGGCGTTGACGTTGTCCTGCACAGCGCAACGAAATTTTTGAGCGGTCATAGTGATGTACTGTCAGGTTTAGCCGTAGTAAAAGACGAGAAACTGGGTGAGGAGCTTTATTCGCTGCAAAACTCATTCGGTGCGGTCCTTGGCGTGCAGGATTGCTGGCTTGTGTTAAGAGGGTTAAAAACCCTTCAGGTCAGATTAGAAAAAGCCAGTCAAACGGCATTTGAACTCGCTTCATTTCTCAAAGAACATCCTGCGGTGAAAAAAGTATACTATCCAGGCTTAGATAACCATCCAGGGGCAGACATTCAGCGTAAGCAAGCAAGCGGAGCTGGAGCCGTTCTCTCATTTGAATTAGAAAACGAAGCAGCAGTCAAAGAATTAGTGGACGCTGTCACATTACCTGTATTCGCCGTCAGCCTTGGCGCCGTCGAATCCATTCTGTCATACCCAGCCAAAATGTCACATGCGGCTATGCCAAAAGAAGAAAGAGAAAAAAGAGGAATTACAGATGGGTTGCTTCGTTTAAGTGTCGGAGTTGAAAACGGAGAAGACCTCAAACGCGATTTCAAACAAGCACTAGATCAACTAAAGCCCGTTCTTGTCAACCAATCATGA
- a CDS encoding methionine biosynthesis PLP-dependent protein: MTEHVETTLAQIGNRSEEATGTVSPPVYLSTAYRHRGIGESTGFDYIRTKNPTRQLVEDAIASLEEGTAGFAFSSGMAAIQTIMALFESGDELIVSSDLYGGTYRLFENEWKKYGLRFLYDDFSDEDCLRSKITTNTKAVFIETPTNPLMQEADIQKIAKIAKEHGALVIVDNTFYTPVLQKPITLGADIVIHSATKYLGGHNDVLAGLVITKGEQLSEDMFQHQNAIGAVLSPFDSWLLMRGMKTLALRMRQHEANAQELAEFLKKQPEIQDVLYPGKGGMLSFRVAEEDWVNSFLKQLKTICFAESLGGIESFITYPATQTHMDIPEEIRIANGVCNKLLRFSVGIEHVDDLKADLKQALSQVKEEAHAK; the protein is encoded by the coding sequence ATGACAGAACATGTGGAAACGACATTAGCGCAAATTGGAAACCGTAGCGAAGAGGCGACTGGTACGGTCAGTCCCCCCGTTTATCTTTCAACAGCATACAGACATAGAGGCATAGGGGAATCAACCGGATTTGATTACATTCGAACGAAAAACCCAACAAGGCAGCTTGTAGAGGATGCGATTGCTTCACTCGAAGAAGGGACGGCCGGATTTGCCTTCAGTTCGGGAATGGCTGCGATCCAAACGATCATGGCGCTATTTGAAAGCGGTGATGAACTCATCGTCTCATCAGACCTATATGGCGGTACATACCGTTTGTTTGAAAACGAATGGAAAAAGTACGGCTTACGTTTTCTTTACGATGATTTTTCAGATGAAGACTGTTTACGCTCTAAAATCACAACAAACACAAAAGCAGTCTTTATTGAGACGCCGACAAATCCACTTATGCAAGAAGCGGATATTCAAAAAATAGCGAAGATTGCAAAAGAACATGGCGCTTTGGTCATTGTCGATAACACCTTTTACACTCCCGTTTTGCAAAAGCCGATTACGCTTGGAGCGGACATTGTGATTCATAGCGCAACCAAATATTTAGGCGGACATAATGACGTTCTTGCAGGGCTTGTCATCACAAAAGGAGAGCAGTTGTCTGAAGACATGTTCCAGCATCAAAACGCGATTGGAGCGGTTCTATCACCATTTGACTCATGGCTATTAATGAGAGGGATGAAAACACTGGCTCTGAGAATGCGCCAGCACGAGGCAAATGCGCAGGAGCTAGCCGAGTTTTTAAAGAAACAGCCAGAAATTCAAGATGTCCTATACCCAGGCAAGGGAGGAATGCTGTCTTTCCGTGTAGCCGAAGAGGACTGGGTCAATTCATTTTTAAAGCAGCTGAAAACGATTTGTTTTGCTGAAAGTCTTGGCGGAATTGAAAGTTTTATCACGTATCCTGCGACACAAACGCACATGGATATTCCTGAGGAAATTCGCATTGCAAACGGTGTGTGTAACAAACTGCTCCGTTTCTCCGTTGGTATTGAGCACGTAGATGACCTGAAGGCAGACCTAAAGCAGGCATTATCACAAGTAAAAGAGGAGGCACATGCCAAATGA
- a CDS encoding alpha/beta hydrolase, translating to MVKKTGIIQEETLHSKELGADMTLLIYLPVNYSPLYTYHVIIAQDGHDYFRLGKIGRQAEELMQNKEMERSIIIGVPYENVTERRNTYHPDGTKFEAYKRFLANELVPYIDTHYPTYQIGSGRTFIGDSLGATISLMTAIDYPSLFGGLILQSPYVDDSVLEAVKQSTALSHYAIIHQIGLEETAVKTTDGQVLDFIQPNDDLKALLEQSGADYLFETFEGDHKWTFWQPLIAPSLKRMLPYSLIN from the coding sequence ATGGTGAAGAAAACAGGCATTATTCAAGAAGAAACCTTACATTCAAAAGAACTTGGGGCGGATATGACCCTTTTGATCTATTTGCCAGTCAATTACTCCCCCCTTTATACATATCATGTCATCATTGCCCAAGATGGTCATGATTATTTCCGTTTAGGCAAAATAGGCAGACAGGCAGAAGAATTGATGCAAAACAAAGAAATGGAACGCTCCATTATCATTGGCGTCCCTTATGAAAATGTCACAGAAAGAAGGAATACGTATCATCCAGATGGCACAAAATTTGAAGCGTATAAACGCTTTTTAGCAAATGAACTTGTCCCTTATATTGATACGCACTATCCAACCTATCAAATTGGCTCAGGACGCACATTTATTGGTGATTCTCTGGGTGCTACGATTTCTCTTATGACAGCGATTGATTATCCTTCTTTATTTGGCGGACTCATTTTGCAGTCACCTTACGTTGATGATTCAGTCTTAGAAGCTGTTAAACAGTCGACAGCCCTTTCTCATTATGCGATTATCCATCAAATTGGACTGGAAGAAACGGCTGTGAAAACGACAGATGGTCAAGTGCTCGATTTTATTCAGCCGAACGACGATTTAAAGGCACTTCTTGAACAGTCAGGTGCAGATTATTTATTTGAGACATTCGAAGGGGATCATAAATGGACGTTTTGGCAACCGCTCATTGCGCCTTCGTTAAAAAGAATGCTCCCATATTCGTTAATCAACTGA
- a CDS encoding YjcG family protein, whose protein sequence is MKYGVVLFPSKKLQDIANSYRKRYDPNYALIPPHLTLRTPFELTDLEAAEVVSTLREYAKNASPITLRIKKFSSFAPVNNVIYMKVEQNEEIMALNERLYADPLEGTPEYAFVPHVTVAQKLSDDEHSDVLGTLKLRKIDHEETVDRFHLLYQLENGSWTVYETFILGEEG, encoded by the coding sequence ATGAAATACGGAGTTGTTTTATTTCCATCAAAAAAATTGCAAGATATTGCGAACTCTTACCGAAAGCGTTATGATCCGAACTATGCACTCATACCGCCTCATTTAACACTTAGAACACCTTTTGAACTAACGGATCTAGAAGCAGCTGAGGTCGTCTCAACGCTAAGAGAATATGCAAAAAATGCTTCTCCTATTACATTACGTATTAAAAAATTCAGTTCATTCGCTCCTGTAAACAACGTTATTTATATGAAAGTAGAACAGAACGAAGAAATCATGGCGCTCAATGAAAGATTGTATGCAGATCCACTTGAAGGTACACCTGAATATGCCTTTGTTCCTCATGTGACAGTGGCTCAAAAACTCTCAGATGATGAGCATTCAGACGTTCTTGGTACATTAAAGCTGAGAAAGATTGACCATGAAGAAACAGTGGATCGCTTCCACCTTTTATATCAACTAGAGAACGGATCTTGGACCGTCTATGAAACATTTATTTTAGGAGAAGAGGGTTAA
- a CDS encoding GNAT family N-acetyltransferase: protein MKTVIATAQTQREDAYYVRKEVFVKEQEVPLEIEIDELEDEAIHFVIYNDEMKPQAAARLRIIEGPKAKLERICVLKEARAFGLGHKLLEALETEAIANGAKEAVMHAQVQALPFYEKKGYKAISEPFEEAGITHVKMTKTLSV from the coding sequence TTGAAAACAGTCATCGCAACAGCACAAACACAACGAGAAGATGCATATTACGTTCGAAAAGAAGTATTCGTCAAAGAACAAGAAGTCCCATTAGAGATTGAAATAGATGAATTAGAAGACGAGGCCATTCATTTTGTCATTTATAATGATGAAATGAAGCCTCAAGCAGCCGCTAGATTGCGGATCATTGAAGGACCAAAAGCAAAGCTAGAACGAATTTGTGTGTTAAAAGAGGCACGCGCTTTCGGCCTTGGCCACAAACTATTAGAAGCGCTAGAAACAGAAGCCATTGCAAATGGAGCGAAGGAAGCGGTTATGCACGCACAAGTCCAAGCCCTTCCTTTCTACGAAAAGAAAGGTTACAAAGCCATTTCTGAACCGTTTGAAGAAGCAGGAATCACACATGTCAAAATGACAAAAACTCTGTCTGTTTGA